In Edaphobacter paludis, a single window of DNA contains:
- a CDS encoding DinB family protein, whose product MVATNMSTCLGKLTDEQIWSRGGAHENAVGNIVLHLCGNIRQWVMHGISGTEDIRVREAEFSADGGVSGTVLAEMFAATVAEARTIIARLPPERLTDRTSPQPGRPEVSVLEAIYQVVAHAHEHVGQIILVTKQMITTDLDLTMPRPR is encoded by the coding sequence ATGGTTGCGACAAACATGTCGACCTGTCTGGGCAAACTGACGGATGAGCAAATCTGGAGTCGCGGTGGAGCACATGAGAACGCCGTGGGAAATATCGTGCTGCATCTTTGCGGAAATATCCGGCAGTGGGTGATGCATGGCATTAGCGGCACCGAAGACATTCGTGTACGTGAGGCTGAATTCAGCGCCGACGGTGGTGTCAGCGGAACCGTGTTGGCGGAGATGTTCGCTGCCACTGTGGCGGAGGCGCGTACGATTATTGCCAGGCTGCCGCCGGAGCGCCTGACCGACCGCACCAGTCCACAGCCAGGACGGCCTGAAGTGAGCGTTCTGGAGGCCATCTATCAGGTGGTGGCGCACGCTCATGAGCATGTTGGCCAGATCATTCTGGTGACGAAACAGATGATCACGACAGATCTCGATCTGACGATGCCCCGGCCTCGTTGA